The following nucleotide sequence is from Terriglobales bacterium.
CCGTCACGCTGACACTAATTGCTGCAGGCGCTTCGGTTCTTCGCCGAGCCATTCTGTATTCTGCGCCGTGCCATCAAAAATGGACGACGTCTTGAACGGCTCGAACTCGCCGGTACTCGCTGCATCTTTCGTCTTGGCGAGCAGTTGCCGTACTTCCTCTTGCGACATCGCTTCGAAGGCCGTCGCGACTTCGCAGGCCTGATCCAGCACTTCCATGTTGTCGATACCGGTGATGACAACCGATGTCGGCAAGTTCAGAGCATACCGCAGACACTCGCGCGCACTGACAGTTTTCGAGCGCAGGATAATGCCGTTGCCCATGCACTTCATGCCGAGGACGCCGATTTCGTCTTTCACCAACTCCGGCAGCACCAACTTTTCAAAGCTGCGGAAATGCGCGTCCATGACATTGAGGGGCATCTGCACAGTATCGAAGCGAAAATCGTGCTGCTTCGCGACCTCCAACATGTGCAGGTGAATATGCGGATTCTTGTGCCCGGTGAAGCCGATGAAGCGCAGTTTGCCGGCCTTCTTCGCATCCAGCAGCGCGGCCGTAGCACCTTCCTCGTCGAAGATCCGGTCCGGATCTTCGAAGCGCAAGATTTCATGGTGCTGCACCAGGTCGATATGGTCGGTCTTTAGGCGCTTGAGCGATTGCTCCAGTTGTTCGGTGGCCGCCTTCTTTGAGCGACCGTCGATCTTGGTCATCAGGAAAACCTTGTTGCGGCGACCGTCCCTCAACGCCTTACCCATGCGGATTTCGCTTTGGCCATCGTTGTAGTCCCAGCAGTTGTCCCAGAAGGTGATGCCGCGATCCACAGCAGCATGGAGTATCCGGAGCGCGAGTGCTTCATCAACGTACTTGAGAGCAAGATGCCAGCCACCCAATCCAATGCAGGAGACCTTCTCGCCGGTGCGGCCAAGAGTGCGAAGAGGGATTTGATTGCTTGCCATATCGTTCGCCCACTTTAGATGCAACTGCAGTCACCGATGCGACCTAAGCGGCAGGATTGAAAACCGACGCAGTAACATCGGAGAACCCTGCAATGAGAATCGCAGCAGCCGTTACTTGGTTTTGGCAGTCCCGTGACACGGGTTGTCGTTATTCCACCAGCATGAGCCGCCAGCCCTGGCCGAGTTGCCGCGATCGTTGTAAGCAACCACGTAATAGGTATAAACCGTGTTGGAGGACAGGCCCTTGTCGGTGAACGTGGTTGTGTTCGCATCCACGTTTCCAGCCAGATTCCACTTGCCGTTGTAATAGCAATCCCAGCTCTTGCCCTTGCAGCGATAGACCTTAAATCCCGTCTCGTCGGAACTCTGGTCACGCCAGTCGGCCTTGAGGCTCGAAGACGAGACAATTGTCATCTTCAGCGAATCGGGCGGATTGGGAACGCGCGAACCAGGAAATGGAATGAATCGCTTGGCAACAATCAGCGAGTCGTACCAGTAGTGAGTGGTTCCCCAATTCTGCGTGCGAGAGGTGCCGTAAACGCCGGGCGCAAGCCAGATCTTTCCGAACTTCTTGTCTCCGCCACCGTTAACCAGGTCGTAATCGGTATAGCTCCACAGCGTTACGGGGTCGCCGTTCTCGTCTGCCGCATAGCCTGTGACGGTCGAGTCCTTGTGATAGTTGCGGTCGTTCGTGTACCAGGTCCCGACCTTCACGCACACTTCGAGCGTGTGCCACTGATTGGGCTTGAACTCGTAGCATCCGCTCTGCGGCACAGAGGGTGGAACATTCTGGCTGTAAACGCAGGGCAGCGCCGGCTGACGAAGAAATGCCCCGCTGGAGTTGGGACCTGACTGGAACGGCTCGTAGCTGCCGTCCTTTTGCCCGCAGGAATGGTACCCCTGCGGAGCTCTCTTTTGGTTTGTGTCCTGCAATATCACTTCAATCGGCTCACAGGAAATGGCCACATGCCCCGGGGGAGCGTTATCGCCTTCCGTAAGAAACGCGATTTTGTTTCCCAATCCAACGCTTCCATCAGCTTGCAGGTACGTGGTTTTGAACGCCTCCGTATCCATGCGATAGCGGAACTGGTAGCACATCTCCTGCCCGGGGCCGACCTGATTGCTGAAATCCTTATCGTTAAACGACATCACGAAGGCGCCGGCATCTGAGCCGTGTGAGGAGGGCGAAGTGACCGTGAACTTCAGCGCTCCCGCTCCTTCGGCTTTCGTCGCGGTATCAATCGAGATACGCGAATAGTCAGTGGTGCCATTGATCGGGAAGAAGAACGGCGCCAGCCCCAGCGTTGGACTTCCGCTGCGCTTGAACGTGTCCGCATCGAAGTCGATGGCACGGATGATGGAGCTCGATCCGCCGGGCACGTTGACCCCGCTGGAGCGGGAAGCAAAATCGTTCGCGACAGAGGACGCCGACGCGGACGGTTTCTGGGTTTCCTGCGTACCACCGTTGGAGGCGGCTTGTCCCGAACAGGCAACTGCGAGCCCCAGACTCACAAGGAGTGCAGCAAGTTTCACAATTCCCTCCGGCGCCAGCTTCATATGGGCGCAGATTATACCGGGCGCTAACAGCAATCAATCCCCATCCTGTTCGCGAGCGGTCTTGGCGCGAATCACTTGTACTTCGGCGATTCATTCATGAAGCGTCTGACTGATTTATGAATGTTCTTCCAACGCCGCTTTTCGGCCGATTCCGCCGTCTCGTCTTCTCGCCGTTCGAGAAACGCCAGTTCGCGCTGCAATTTGTGCAGGCTGGACAATCTCTCTGGACTGAGCGTTCCTGCACTCACCGCCTCAAGTACGGCGCAGCCTGGCTCCTCCTCGTGGCGACAGTCTCGATAGCGGCAGTTGCGCGCTATCGTTTCGATCTCGTCAAACGTGATCTGCAGGCCTTCGTCGTCGTCCCACAGTCGCAACTCCCGCATTCCCGGCGTATCGATCACCATGCCGCCGTGTTTGCAGAACAGCAGCTCGCGGCGGGTAGTCGTATGCCGGCCACGGCCATCTTCCCTTAATGGTTGGGTGTCCTGGCTTTCAGTGCCCATCACTCGGTTGATGAGGGTCGACTTGCCAACGCCCGACGAACCCAGCAGAGCTACAGTGCGTCCGGGTTGGCAATAACGGGCGAGTTCGTCAACGCCGTCGCCGCGCAAGGCACTCACGGCGTGGATGGCGGTGCCAAAGGCAACCTGCTCAACGGCGTGAATCCGCGATTCGGGATCGCCGCACAGATCGAGTTTATTCAGCACGACCACCGGGGTCGCCCCGCTGTCCCAAGTCGCCGTCAGGTAGCGTTCGATACGCCGAGGGCTGAAGTCGTTATCCAAGCCGCTGACCAGGAACGCGTAGTCGAGATTGGCGGCTATGACCTGCTCACGATCTCCTTTTCCGGCGGCACGGCGCGAAAACCGGGTTGCTCGCGGCAACACGGCGATGATTTGCGCGACGCCCTGGTTCGGCGGAACACGCAGCGCGACCCAATCTCCGGTTACCGGCAGTTGATGCGACGCTGCATCGTGACGCAGACGCCCGGAGAGTTGCGCGCTTTGTTCTCCGGTTTCGGTGGCTACCGTGAAAATGTGGTTGAACTGTTGAATGACACGTCCGGGAATGATTCCGGCAGAAGCATGAGCGGCAAATGCGGCTGCGAACTGATCGTTCCAGCCAAGAAGCGAAAGCTGCATCTCTAGTCTCCGTGAAGTTGTGAGTTGAACGCATGCGCGCACCACGACTCCTGAAGGAAGAGCGGGCTCAACAGCGCGCAACGGAGCGAGTTAGAGAATGGCAGTCATCAATTGGTGTGAGTGTAAGACGATGGCAGAGCGACGTCAATGGTGACGACTATTTACCGTGACACGCCCAACTCTCGAACCTCACGCCCTCGGAGCGTTTATTCGTGCTTGCGCCGCCGAGGGTCTTGGGAAGGGTCAACATAGTTTGTGGAAGAGGGGCCGAAGCCAGTGATCTGGACCACAACCGGTTCATCGCCCGTTTCCGCAAAATGGGTGTCATCGGGCGGTTCAGTATAGAAGCTACCCGCGGGGAGTGCTTTGAGTTTCGCCTCATCAAATTTGTCTCCGTACCCGAGATGCCAAGTTCCGGAGATCACTGTCGCCACGCGATCATCACGATGAGAATGCGCGGCAATCTTCGTATGCGCTGGTACGCGAAGCATGATTGTGTATACGCCCACCTGATTCGGATTACCTTTGAGGACAACAGTCTCAATTCCGCCGACCCCGGAACTTCCAGTACCCGGATTGCCGTGTTGTGGAAACTCGTATGCGGCGGGAGTGACACGTTTTTCGCCACGATCGCCAGTGGAGCCGACTGGGCTTGCGGCGACATGCGGCAAGTCGAGGAAGTCACGAATTAGCTTCACCGTCTCGGCGGACCGCTCTTCCATCAGCCAGTGACCGGAACCCGAGACGACCGCCTCCTGGACGTCAGTAGCTGCGTGGCGCATGATCACTGCTTGCAGAGGACCAAATGACTTCTCCCCACCGACAGCCAGCACGGGCATGGTTAGCTTCACACGCTCGAAGATCTTGTTGTCCTTGGCGTCCTGAGAAAAGGCGGTGAACTGCGCGAATCCGGCCCGCATCCCGCCGGGCTGTGCGTAGGTGGCCGCAAAGAAATTTCTGGTGGCATCATCGGGCTGGGAAGGATCGGCGCTGAAGTCATGCCATATGCGATCGAAGTAGATGCGCTCCCGGCCAGCAACGAGACGTTCGGCGTCGGGCCCGTGAAAGTTGAAGTGCCAAACCCCGGGATTCAGCAGAATCTCAGACCAAGGCTCGATCCCGGGAATCGGCGCATCCATCACGACCAATCGCTCGACTTTGTCTGGGTAAGTGGCAGCGTATGCGTAGGCGACCATGTTCCCGATATCGTGTGCGACGACAAAAGTCTTGTCGTACCCGAGCGCGGTCACGACCGCACGAATGTCCTTGGCCTGGGATTTCTTGTCGTACCCACCCTCCGGCTTCGATGACTTCCCGATTCCGCGAAGATCCGGCACGACTACAGTGTGATCCCTCATGAGATCTGCGGCCAAAGGAGCCCACGAGTCGCTGTTCTCCGCATATCCGTGGATGAGCACAGCCACCGGACCCTGCCCGCCCCAGCGCACGAAGATATCCGCTCCTGCCGGACTGTGAATGGTCTTCGCCTGAAAGTTCGAAGGCAGAGAGGGTTGAGCGTGACTGAACGTTACACCGGAAACGAGAACGGCAAAAACTAGAACGCGTCGAAACATTTCACTCCCCCACGAGAGTCGCCAAGTTTAAACGCGAACGCGAGCTTGGACGTGCGGCATATCATAGTCCCTTTTCATCCGATGCGGAGGACCACGCTGCAAGCGACTTCGGTTGCGGAGATATGAAAAGGACCGATCGTCCGCTAAGCTGTCGCAACCGAAAAGCTCTTCCTCTCCGGATCGGCACCCTTGATGACAAGCCACAGCATGAAAGCGACTTCGCCCAGCAAGAAGGGAAAGCTAATTTGAGATGCAAGGTCGCTGTAATGCGGGGTCAATAGAGCAGTGATACTCAGCGCAACGTAGGTAGCGCCGTTCACGATCAGCCAATAACCAAGAACACGCGGCAGAAATCCTGACTTGATGACCAGTATTCCGAGTGGGATAAGCCACAATCCCCAAAAGATCTCGTTGGCTGTGTTGCCATGCTGATGCAGACGAACGAACAGCGTGATCAACGCCTCGCGTTGAGGTTTATCTAAAGCGGCCGAGAATTCCGCGGTCCTGGCGAGAAGCAGAGCGCCGGCATAGTGCAGTGAATTAACAAACCCAACAGCGACAGAGATCTGGGTCAGGATCACCATGAGTTTAGATTTGGGCTCGTCGACACGGTGGAGCAGGCGGTAGAGACTCAGCGCGACAAAGAGGAAGATAACCGAACCGACAAGTTCGGCGACTATCCCCAGACGCAAAAGTGACTCGTGCGACGATACCTTTTCGGCAGTTGCCGTCAGATTACCTTGCACATAGATCTGGCTGGGAACGTAGACGAGATAGAAAGGGCCGATCAGTACGAGCAGTAAGTACACGAGCCCGGCCGCTCTGCCAGGATTTCGAACGAAGTCCATAGTTTCCCCCCACGTTGCTGGAGGAGTTTAACTCAAGTGAGTGTGATGTTACCGATCGGTAACAAAACAGCAATTTAGCATGGTCTTCTCCAGCAAAGTTACCGATCGGTAATATTTAGTTGCATTCCGCCCCAAAACGGATAAGCCTGAAGCCAGCCGTGACGCGCTTCGAAGGCGTTGTCTTCAACGAGGCGCTCTGCATGAAGCTTGCGGGAGCCATCGGCCTTCCAGCGGCCGGAGTTGAGATCAGGACCATCGATGGACTGGACTATCTCCTGGTCGAACGATACGACCGCCATTATCGGCAGGAGCCCGGTAAGGAGCCCACTCTGGAACGGCTTCACCAGGAAGATTTCTGCCAAGCGCAGGCCATCGTCCCCGAGCAGAAATACCAGAAGGAGGGCGGGCCTTCGCTGAAACAGTGCTTCGCCCTGCTACGTGAAGTTTCCGGCCCTGTGGTTGACCTCGCCAGACTGCTCGACTCCGTTATCTACAACTACATCGTCGGCAACAACGACGCGCACGGAAAGAACTTCTCGCTTCTGTATCGCGGCATCGGCGCGGAGGACGTCGAGATCCGTCTCGC
It contains:
- a CDS encoding aldo/keto reductase, giving the protein MASNQIPLRTLGRTGEKVSCIGLGGWHLALKYVDEALALRILHAAVDRGITFWDNCWDYNDGQSEIRMGKALRDGRRNKVFLMTKIDGRSKKAATEQLEQSLKRLKTDHIDLVQHHEILRFEDPDRIFDEEGATAALLDAKKAGKLRFIGFTGHKNPHIHLHMLEVAKQHDFRFDTVQMPLNVMDAHFRSFEKLVLPELVKDEIGVLGMKCMGNGIILRSKTVSARECLRYALNLPTSVVITGIDNMEVLDQACEVATAFEAMSQEEVRQLLAKTKDAASTGEFEPFKTSSIFDGTAQNTEWLGEEPKRLQQLVSA
- a CDS encoding fibronectin type III domain-containing protein; protein product: MKLAALLVSLGLAVACSGQAASNGGTQETQKPSASASSVANDFASRSSGVNVPGGSSSIIRAIDFDADTFKRSGSPTLGLAPFFFPINGTTDYSRISIDTATKAEGAGALKFTVTSPSSHGSDAGAFVMSFNDKDFSNQVGPGQEMCYQFRYRMDTEAFKTTYLQADGSVGLGNKIAFLTEGDNAPPGHVAISCEPIEVILQDTNQKRAPQGYHSCGQKDGSYEPFQSGPNSSGAFLRQPALPCVYSQNVPPSVPQSGCYEFKPNQWHTLEVCVKVGTWYTNDRNYHKDSTVTGYAADENGDPVTLWSYTDYDLVNGGGDKKFGKIWLAPGVYGTSRTQNWGTTHYWYDSLIVAKRFIPFPGSRVPNPPDSLKMTIVSSSSLKADWRDQSSDETGFKVYRCKGKSWDCYYNGKWNLAGNVDANTTTFTDKGLSSNTVYTYYVVAYNDRGNSARAGGSCWWNNDNPCHGTAKTK
- the rsgA gene encoding ribosome small subunit-dependent GTPase A, with the protein product MQLSLLGWNDQFAAAFAAHASAGIIPGRVIQQFNHIFTVATETGEQSAQLSGRLRHDAASHQLPVTGDWVALRVPPNQGVAQIIAVLPRATRFSRRAAGKGDREQVIAANLDYAFLVSGLDNDFSPRRIERYLTATWDSGATPVVVLNKLDLCGDPESRIHAVEQVAFGTAIHAVSALRGDGVDELARYCQPGRTVALLGSSGVGKSTLINRVMGTESQDTQPLREDGRGRHTTTRRELLFCKHGGMVIDTPGMRELRLWDDDEGLQITFDEIETIARNCRYRDCRHEEEPGCAVLEAVSAGTLSPERLSSLHKLQRELAFLERREDETAESAEKRRWKNIHKSVRRFMNESPKYK
- a CDS encoding alpha/beta fold hydrolase, giving the protein MFRRVLVFAVLVSGVTFSHAQPSLPSNFQAKTIHSPAGADIFVRWGGQGPVAVLIHGYAENSDSWAPLAADLMRDHTVVVPDLRGIGKSSKPEGGYDKKSQAKDIRAVVTALGYDKTFVVAHDIGNMVAYAYAATYPDKVERLVVMDAPIPGIEPWSEILLNPGVWHFNFHGPDAERLVAGRERIYFDRIWHDFSADPSQPDDATRNFFAATYAQPGGMRAGFAQFTAFSQDAKDNKIFERVKLTMPVLAVGGEKSFGPLQAVIMRHAATDVQEAVVSGSGHWLMEERSAETVKLIRDFLDLPHVAASPVGSTGDRGEKRVTPAAYEFPQHGNPGTGSSGVGGIETVVLKGNPNQVGVYTIMLRVPAHTKIAAHSHRDDRVATVISGTWHLGYGDKFDEAKLKALPAGSFYTEPPDDTHFAETGDEPVVVQITGFGPSSTNYVDPSQDPRRRKHE
- a CDS encoding DUF4386 domain-containing protein, yielding MDFVRNPGRAAGLVYLLLVLIGPFYLVYVPSQIYVQGNLTATAEKVSSHESLLRLGIVAELVGSVIFLFVALSLYRLLHRVDEPKSKLMVILTQISVAVGFVNSLHYAGALLLARTAEFSAALDKPQREALITLFVRLHQHGNTANEIFWGLWLIPLGILVIKSGFLPRVLGYWLIVNGATYVALSITALLTPHYSDLASQISFPFLLGEVAFMLWLVIKGADPERKSFSVATA
- a CDS encoding HipA domain-containing protein, with translation MHSAPKRISLKPAVTRFEGVVFNEALCMKLAGAIGLPAAGVEIRTIDGLDYLLVERYDRHYRQEPGKEPTLERLHQEDFCQAQAIVPEQKYQKEGGPSLKQCFALLREVSGPVVDLARLLDSVIYNYIVGNNDAHGKNFSLLYRGIGAEDVEIRLAPLYDIVCTVYYPELHNEMSMKIGDEYSTERVTPKDFEKLAEEAGLGKPLVKRRVPELAEIILAVLPTIEIAGPVPEKVAALIRQRADNVRNRFR